One window of the Pseudarthrobacter sp. ATCC 49987 genome contains the following:
- a CDS encoding aldehyde dehydrogenase family protein translates to METYDALLASITPDTGDTRTILDPATGTVVGKAPVHTLEDLERAIAAAAAAQPAWAALGHDARSAALLRAADAVERSAEELARLLSREQGKPLNGPNARFEVGACAAWLRTAAATVLEPETVVDDGETRAELHYRPIGVVGAIGPWNWPMMITIWQIAPALRMGNAVVVKPSEYTPLSVLALAKVLNEELPEGLLTVVSGGRDVGARLAEHPTIGKVMFTGSTATGKAIIRSSADTVKRLTLELGGNDAGIVLPDADPKAIAEGLFWGAFINTGQTCAALKRLYVHGDIYDAVCEELTAVAAAMPMGNGLDEGNVLGPLQNKQQFDIVARLVEDARDSGAKILLGGDPATDQPGYFYPATLVADIDNNNPLVAEEQFGPALPIIRYRTVDEAVTMANGLDVGLGASVWSADPAEARTVAARLEAGTVWINKHGAVDPRIPFGGAKQSGYGLEFGVEGLKALGVPQVING, encoded by the coding sequence ATGGAAACTTACGACGCCCTTCTGGCCTCGATCACCCCTGACACCGGCGACACCCGGACCATCCTTGACCCCGCCACCGGCACTGTCGTCGGCAAAGCGCCGGTGCACACGCTGGAGGACCTGGAGCGGGCCATTGCCGCTGCAGCCGCCGCCCAACCCGCGTGGGCGGCATTGGGCCATGACGCGCGGAGCGCCGCACTGTTGAGGGCCGCCGACGCCGTCGAACGCTCTGCCGAGGAACTCGCCCGCCTGCTCTCCCGCGAGCAGGGCAAACCCCTCAACGGCCCCAATGCACGGTTCGAGGTCGGCGCCTGCGCCGCCTGGCTCCGCACGGCTGCCGCCACCGTCCTGGAGCCGGAGACCGTGGTGGACGACGGCGAAACCCGCGCCGAACTGCACTACCGGCCCATCGGCGTCGTCGGGGCGATCGGGCCCTGGAACTGGCCCATGATGATCACCATCTGGCAGATCGCACCGGCCCTCCGGATGGGCAACGCCGTGGTGGTCAAACCGTCCGAATACACCCCGCTGTCCGTCCTGGCCCTGGCGAAAGTCCTCAACGAGGAACTGCCCGAAGGCCTCCTCACCGTCGTCTCCGGCGGCCGCGACGTCGGCGCAAGGCTGGCCGAGCACCCCACGATCGGCAAGGTGATGTTCACCGGCTCCACGGCCACGGGCAAAGCCATCATCAGGTCCTCCGCGGACACGGTCAAACGCCTCACCCTGGAACTCGGCGGCAACGACGCAGGCATCGTCCTGCCCGACGCCGACCCCAAGGCTATCGCGGAGGGCCTCTTCTGGGGCGCCTTCATCAACACCGGCCAGACCTGCGCGGCCCTGAAGCGCCTCTACGTCCACGGCGACATCTACGATGCCGTCTGCGAGGAACTCACCGCGGTCGCCGCCGCGATGCCCATGGGCAACGGCCTCGACGAGGGGAATGTGCTGGGCCCGCTGCAGAACAAGCAGCAGTTCGACATCGTGGCCCGGCTGGTAGAGGACGCCCGCGATTCCGGGGCCAAGATCCTGCTCGGCGGCGACCCGGCCACGGACCAGCCCGGCTACTTCTACCCCGCCACCCTGGTGGCCGACATCGACAACAACAATCCGCTGGTGGCCGAGGAACAGTTCGGCCCCGCCCTGCCCATCATCCGCTACCGCACGGTGGACGAGGCCGTCACTATGGCCAACGGACTCGACGTCGGACTCGGCGCCTCCGTCTGGTCCGCCGATCCGGCGGAAGCCCGCACGGTCGCGGCCCGGCTCGAGGCAGGCACCGTCTGGATCAACAAGCACGGCGCCGTTGACCCGCGCATCCCCTTCGGCGGCGCCAAGCAATCCGGCTACGGCCTGGAATTCGGCGTCGAAGGACTCAAGGCCCTCGGCGTACCCCAGGTCATCAACGGCTGA
- a CDS encoding APC family permease — translation MSISKSEPRTAEDNPRAEHSTALRAGSVGVMGILFFVLSAQAPLTGIVGASPLAAALGNGPGAPGAYLVVGIVIVIFAVGFVAMSRKIQANGAFYAYVTAAFGRKTGAGAAWLALLAYSTVQAAMYGLYGAAFSGLLGSAGVVVPWWLLAVVTMAGVQMLGSLNIELGARVLAVLVGLEVAILLMFGITVLLRGGGPEGISLAASFSPAAIATGAPGVAIMFAVASMFGFESTAIYSAEAKDAHRTVARATYLSVGVISVFFAFISWMLVSYYGPSRVMDAAGAALESGDSTSFVLTPMVELFGPWAGIATGVLLVTSLLAGIIAFHNGINRYLHSLALRGSMPGVVAHTNRHRAPAVAARIQTVIAFLLMAPFALLSLDPVLTLFSWFSGLAVAALLVLYILCSLAVVAYFRRERVAGQVWQTKVAPILATLLLGWVLSLVVSNFTALIGGSTETAMGLLTAVPVVFAAGVLVEVGVERKAARAGVPA, via the coding sequence ATGAGTATTTCAAAATCCGAGCCCCGGACCGCGGAAGACAATCCCCGCGCCGAGCACTCCACCGCCCTGCGCGCCGGCAGCGTCGGCGTCATGGGCATTCTCTTCTTTGTTTTGTCCGCCCAGGCGCCATTGACCGGAATCGTCGGGGCGTCGCCGCTGGCCGCGGCCCTCGGCAACGGCCCCGGAGCGCCCGGTGCGTACCTGGTGGTGGGTATCGTCATCGTCATCTTTGCGGTCGGGTTCGTGGCGATGAGCCGCAAGATCCAGGCCAACGGCGCGTTCTACGCCTATGTGACCGCCGCCTTTGGGCGCAAGACCGGAGCGGGAGCCGCGTGGCTCGCGCTCCTGGCCTACAGCACAGTCCAGGCCGCAATGTACGGGCTGTACGGCGCGGCGTTCTCGGGGCTCCTCGGGTCCGCCGGCGTCGTGGTTCCCTGGTGGCTGCTGGCCGTGGTCACGATGGCCGGCGTGCAGATGCTCGGATCCCTCAACATCGAACTTGGTGCGCGCGTCCTGGCGGTACTTGTTGGACTCGAAGTCGCCATCCTGCTCATGTTCGGCATCACTGTGCTGCTGCGGGGCGGCGGCCCGGAGGGAATTTCGCTCGCGGCGTCCTTCTCTCCCGCGGCGATCGCCACCGGAGCCCCGGGCGTCGCCATCATGTTCGCCGTCGCCTCCATGTTCGGCTTCGAATCCACGGCCATCTACTCGGCCGAGGCCAAGGATGCCCACCGCACAGTGGCCCGTGCCACCTACCTGTCGGTGGGGGTCATCTCGGTGTTCTTCGCCTTCATCTCGTGGATGCTGGTCAGCTACTACGGCCCATCGCGCGTCATGGACGCCGCGGGGGCGGCGCTCGAATCAGGCGACTCCACCTCCTTCGTGCTGACACCGATGGTGGAACTCTTCGGGCCGTGGGCCGGGATCGCCACCGGCGTCCTGCTCGTGACCTCGCTGCTGGCCGGCATCATCGCCTTCCACAACGGCATCAACCGCTACCTCCATTCGCTGGCACTGCGCGGGTCCATGCCCGGCGTCGTCGCCCATACCAACCGGCACCGTGCCCCCGCCGTCGCCGCACGGATCCAGACCGTAATCGCGTTCCTGCTCATGGCGCCGTTCGCCCTGCTGTCCCTGGACCCGGTCCTGACCCTCTTTTCCTGGTTCAGCGGGCTGGCCGTGGCCGCGCTCCTGGTCCTGTACATCCTGTGCTCCCTGGCCGTCGTCGCGTATTTCCGGCGCGAAAGAGTGGCCGGCCAGGTCTGGCAGACCAAAGTGGCGCCGATACTCGCCACCCTGCTTCTTGGCTGGGTTCTGTCCCTCGTGGTCAGCAACTTCACGGCGCTGATTGGCGGCAGCACCGAAACGGCCATGGGCCTGCTGACCGCTGTCCCCGTAGTGTTTGCGGCCGGCGTCTTGGTGGAAGTCGGCGTCGAGCGCAAGGCCGCCCGGGCCGGGGTCCCCGCGTAG
- a CDS encoding TetR/AcrR family transcriptional regulator → MPKIVDHDQRRLELVDATWRIIARLGIESATMREIALEAGFANGALKPYFPTKDDLLTFAFGHVFNRTNERIATVTAGLAGLAALKAFCVEVLPLDEERINEARIVIPFWQKAINDPGKARIHRESMQQWLAAMRQYLAEARQAGAVATAVDDAALAGQLLNLLLGAQIAAALAPEGQLELGLNEQLEGFLTLLAR, encoded by the coding sequence GTGCCAAAGATTGTCGACCACGACCAGCGGCGGCTTGAACTCGTCGACGCCACGTGGCGGATCATCGCCCGGCTCGGCATTGAAAGTGCCACGATGCGGGAAATTGCCCTTGAGGCCGGCTTTGCGAACGGGGCCCTCAAGCCGTACTTTCCCACGAAGGATGACCTGCTGACCTTCGCATTCGGGCACGTTTTCAACCGCACCAACGAGCGCATCGCGACGGTGACCGCCGGACTGGCTGGACTCGCGGCCCTGAAGGCGTTTTGCGTCGAGGTGCTGCCCCTGGATGAGGAGCGGATCAACGAGGCCCGGATTGTCATTCCGTTCTGGCAGAAGGCCATCAACGATCCCGGCAAGGCCCGGATCCACCGGGAATCAATGCAACAGTGGCTTGCGGCGATGCGGCAGTACCTTGCCGAGGCGCGGCAGGCCGGCGCAGTTGCCACCGCCGTCGACGACGCCGCACTGGCCGGACAGCTGCTCAACCTCCTCCTCGGCGCGCAGATCGCGGCGGCGCTCGCCCCGGAAGGCCAGCTGGAGCTCGGGCTGAATGAACAGCTGGAAGGGTTCCTGACCCTGCTGGCCCGCTGA
- a CDS encoding prephenate dehydratase, with product MVKKIAYQGEPGANSNIACAQMFPELESVPCASFEDALELVSGGEAALAMIPIENSIAGRVADIHVLLPLSGLQIVGEYFLPIHFDLLGIPGSTIEGATEVHSHIHALGQCRKLIRSAGLKPVIAGDTAGSAREVREWNDPTKLSLAPPLAARIYGLQVLASRVEDDPSNTTRFVVLAPEKELPSREALPEAAVTSLLFRVRNVPSALFKALGGFATNGVNMTRLESYMVGDEFAATMFMADVEGHPEDLPVRLALEELDFFTTEVRILGVYAAAEYRTGQAAAS from the coding sequence ATGGTCAAGAAGATTGCGTACCAGGGTGAGCCCGGCGCCAATTCCAATATTGCGTGCGCGCAGATGTTTCCCGAGCTGGAAAGCGTCCCGTGCGCCAGCTTCGAGGATGCCTTAGAGCTGGTATCCGGCGGGGAGGCTGCCCTGGCCATGATTCCTATTGAGAACTCGATCGCCGGCCGGGTGGCTGACATCCACGTCCTGCTGCCGCTATCCGGTCTGCAGATAGTGGGCGAGTACTTTCTTCCGATTCATTTTGACCTGTTGGGCATCCCGGGCAGCACCATCGAGGGGGCCACTGAGGTCCACAGCCACATCCATGCCCTGGGCCAGTGCCGCAAGCTGATCCGCAGTGCCGGCCTGAAGCCTGTTATTGCCGGCGATACCGCCGGTTCTGCCCGTGAAGTGCGGGAGTGGAATGATCCGACCAAGCTGTCCCTCGCTCCCCCGCTCGCTGCCCGGATCTACGGCTTGCAGGTGCTGGCTTCGCGGGTGGAAGATGACCCGTCCAACACCACCCGGTTCGTGGTCCTGGCGCCGGAAAAGGAATTGCCGTCCCGGGAGGCGCTGCCGGAAGCGGCTGTGACCAGTTTGCTGTTCCGGGTCCGGAACGTTCCTTCTGCCCTATTCAAGGCGCTTGGCGGGTTTGCCACGAACGGCGTGAACATGACAAGGCTGGAAAGCTACATGGTGGGCGACGAGTTTGCTGCCACCATGTTCATGGCCGACGTCGAAGGTCACCCCGAGGACCTGCCCGTCCGCCTGGCCCTTGAGGAGCTGGACTTCTTCACCACCGAAGTGCGCATTTTGGGCGTCTATGCCGCAGCCGAGTACCGGACCGGACAAGCAGCCGCAAGCTGA
- a CDS encoding helix-turn-helix domain-containing protein: MTAVAARPSFSPAGQALRTSPATSFDHWRHLVAESFVPLAASSKNAENFRGRLRARRLDRVAVVEVSSTSHEVHRTPALIAQSDQRYFKLNLQMQGTGLLIQDNREAVLQPGDLSIYDTSRPYTLAFEGDARLMVVMFPWDALSLPPDCIAELSAVRMAAGSGLAAIVGPFIAHLAENLDALSGPSGSRLAANALDLVSTMLHSELDMSADRMRPQALLAASVREYIDARLADPLLSPASIAAAHFISTRHLHNVFHESGTTVASWIRTQRLEGARRELRDPLLAGMPVGAVAARWGFLDAAHFSRSFRDAFGESPSDWRRGA, encoded by the coding sequence ATGACCGCAGTTGCAGCCCGCCCCTCCTTCAGTCCCGCCGGCCAGGCCCTGCGCACCAGCCCGGCAACCTCGTTCGACCACTGGCGGCACCTCGTCGCGGAGTCCTTCGTTCCCCTGGCCGCGTCGAGCAAGAATGCGGAAAACTTCCGCGGCCGCCTGCGGGCCCGCAGGCTGGACCGCGTGGCGGTCGTCGAGGTGTCCTCCACGAGCCATGAGGTCCACCGCACGCCGGCGCTCATTGCGCAGTCCGACCAGCGCTATTTCAAGCTCAATCTCCAAATGCAGGGCACCGGGCTCCTCATCCAGGACAACCGCGAGGCCGTCCTGCAGCCGGGCGACCTCTCTATCTATGACACCAGCCGCCCCTACACGCTTGCCTTCGAGGGCGACGCCCGGCTCATGGTGGTGATGTTTCCCTGGGACGCGCTGTCCCTGCCGCCGGACTGCATCGCGGAGCTTTCGGCCGTGCGGATGGCCGCCGGCTCAGGCCTCGCCGCAATCGTCGGGCCGTTCATCGCCCACCTTGCCGAGAACCTGGATGCCCTGAGCGGCCCCAGCGGGTCCCGCCTTGCCGCGAATGCCCTCGATCTCGTTTCCACGATGCTGCATTCGGAACTGGACATGTCCGCGGACCGGATGCGGCCGCAGGCCCTCCTGGCGGCATCCGTCCGCGAGTACATCGACGCCCGGCTGGCCGATCCGCTGCTGTCGCCCGCGTCCATCGCGGCGGCCCATTTCATTTCCACACGGCACCTGCACAACGTCTTCCATGAATCCGGGACCACCGTGGCGAGCTGGATCCGGACCCAGCGGCTGGAAGGGGCACGCCGCGAGCTGCGGGATCCGCTCCTGGCCGGCATGCCGGTGGGGGCCGTGGCCGCGCGCTGGGGTTTCCTGGATGCGGCCCACTTCAGCCGGTCTTTCCGTGACGCCTTCGGCGAATCCCCCAGCGACTGGCGGCGCGGCGCCTAA